GATCAACCAGGCGGCAAGCCAGTTCTTTACGGTGGATGGGATGCCGAAGCGTGAGAAGCAGAAGAAGATTTTTAGAGGATTGACAGAGGGTAAGAGTAAGCTTGGGATGGTGCAGGACATTTATCGCGCATGGAAGGTGATGAAATAATGAGTCTCGTACCAAAAACAAACACGATTGAAGAGAAGCAGTATTTGGTGAGATTTCGAGCGGATACCCAGTCGCATCTGCATGTGCTTAATCATGATGTGTGTGCGACAAGCTGCCCCGATAAGCTGTGCACGGTGTTCTGTCCGGCGGAAGTGTATAAGTGGGAAGGCATGCGGATGGCGGTCGGCTACGAGGGCTGTCATGAATGCGGCAGCTGCCGCATTGGCTGTCCGTACCAGAACATCAAGTGGGAGTATCCGAAAGGCGGACACGGGATTGTGTTCAGACTGGCGTAGAGGGAGAGTTGTGAGAAGTATAAGCTAAGGCAGTAATTATTTTACCTTTTTCATTGAAAAACTCGACTAAAATTCAATGGATGTGACCGTTAAAGAGGGCTTAATAAGCTCTCTTTTTTTTGTTATGTAAGTATGCATTGTATAGCCTAATGGTAGAAGAAAAGTAAGACACTTGAACATATGGGCTTGTCCAAGATTAGCTACGCAAGTATTTAACTACGGAAATTCCAACGTGCGTGTAGTGATATTTGTGATGTGTTATCTATTGGTGGCGCAAGAATATCAATAAACCGGTTAGATGAAGATGAACGGAATACTATTCCTATCACAGATTCACTTGGAATAATGTAAAATAGAAAGAATATGAAAAAAGGCAACTGCATAACGTCGGAAGAACTTGAAAAGAAGTTTGAAGAATCAAATGAAGATGGGCATCTAGAGTGAAGAGTTTATCCAGGACCACTGCCCGTGGTGATTTCAATCTGAACGATGCTCAAATGGATAGAGATTACAAATAAGATTTTTGACATTAAAGAAATAACCTATATACAGTAAATGAAAATTTTGCGAGAACAAGGGGAAAAAAGGATGTCCTGGTATTTAGATAATGTTTACGACCTAAACAAAGAATCGCCGTATACGTTTTATATTCCAAGTTCAGAGGTGTTGGACAAATTAAAAGTTGGTGATTTGGTAAAGTTAATCTTCGTAACTGAGGAAGCTGAAGATGATGGGTTTAGAGGAGAGAGAATGTGGGTTCAAATCACCCACATAAAAGAAAAGAAATTTATAGGGAAACTGGACAATGTGCCTCACCGTTTACCTTTAAAAATAGGTGATGAGATTTCATTCGGAATTGAAAACATATGTGATACTGAATATGAAGATCCAAATTCAACTGAATGGGATTTTTATTTTGACACTTTAGTAACGGTTAGCGAAGACGTACTTGAAAAAAGAGAATTCAACTTTATGATAAAAGATTATCCAAATGGTGAAGGTGATTCTGGTTGGTCAATATTAAGCGGCTATGAGGATGAAAACTTTCAGATTGTCTCTGTTGGAGTAATCTTAAATATCGATGATTCCATTTTAGAATTTATCCAAGAACCGCCTTTATGTGCGTATGAAAGAAATGATGAAGGCGAATTTTATAAGATTGATGATTACGATTGGGAAAGTTATGTAAACGGTTAATTGAAATAGGAATCAGTATAGCCAGATTTATATACATGCTGGCATTTTTGATAAGTTGGTTGAAAAAGACAGGGGAGTTTTTTGCATGGGAACAGTGGTCAAACTATTATTGATAATAACGGGGGTATGGATTTTGGGAAGCATGTTTGTCCTTGGTGGGCTTCCCTTATTCGATTTTCTGATACACAAAAAGAAATATAATAACAGTGAGATTCAGCAAATAGTATCTCAGTATCTTCAAGATAAGTATAAAGAAAAATTTATTATAGGTGAGGTTACCTATAGTCGTCCACTCGGTGATAAAGGGGGAACGTACTACATAGATGCAATGCCAGAAAGAAATAAAAATCTCCGTTTTGGCGTGATCGATAATGAAGAAATGACTTCACCATCCGATGATTACAAAGAGGCGAAGTGGCGGGATGAAGCAAGGAATGAAATCAAACCGTTAATTGATCGGCTTTACCCTGATAAGTTCGGATTTATGGTTAATGTAGGAGCCGATGAAGAAATAAAAGATAAATACTCTGTAAACATTCCGTATTACCAGATAAAAAGGGAACAATCGAAAGAGTTAGAAGAGTACCTGTTTATCTATCCCTACAAAACCGTAACTCCGCAAAATGTTAATAAAGAAATGGAAAAATTGTTTGAGATTTATCAGTATTTAAAAATGAAAAATATAAAGGGATTTAAAATACAAGTCAGATATGTAAATGAAAAGATAAAAGAAGAAGTAACCATGAAAGAAAGTGAAAAGAACGGTCTGGAAAGTTATGAGAATACCTACAGAGAACGGTTTTGTTATTTTTTTAACTTGGATGTACAAATGAAACCTGAAGAGGCGAAAGTGCAAGCTATTCACTCGGCAAGTGACCTTTTACCGTTTGGTCGATTCCTGAATACGCCGAAAGTGTCATAATAAAATCTACATTTGCTTAATGGGATTGTGTTCAGACTGGCGTAAAAAGAACGAAAAAAGAAGCGCTCTTTGTACAGGGTGCTTCTTTTTTTGTTTCATAACTGTATGGTTGAAACAATCCAGTGGATTAGAACGTCTCTAGGTGAAAGGGGAGATGTACATGCGGATAAACAATCAAACTGCTTTATACATTTGTTTCGCCTTGTTTTTTGTGCTGTTTGCCTCTGCTCCTTCGATCGCATATGCCTGTTCATGTGTTGAACTGCCGGGTGTTAAAGAGGAATATGAACGCTCTGCCGCTGTTTTTTCTGGCAAAGTGATAGAAGTGAAAGAAAGACAGCAGCTAAATGGTGAAAGGACAAAATCTGTTCTTTTCGATGTGACAACCACCTGGAAAGGAGTATCCGAATCTCAAGTGATCATTACTACGGGTTTTGGCGGTGGTGATTGCGGATATGAATTTAAGCAGGGAAAAGAGTATATCGTATATGCCTCCCAATCATCCATGTATGGTGGTAACGCTCTTGTCACCACGATTTGCAACAGAACGAATGAAGCATCTTCTGCCAAAGAGGATGTGACCCTATTAGGAAAAGGAAAGACACCGACAGAACAAGTAAATCTCAAAAATCCAGGACAAGACATTGGTGTGTACGTATGGATCTTAGCCCTTGTAGTAGTTGGGGTTATCGTTTTTATTTGGAGAAGGAAGAAGAGATACTAACATGCCGTACATGCAGAGCAGGGGATTACATGAAAGGAATAGGCATGCAGCATGAGAATGAAATAGGAGAAAAGAATGGCTGACCATAAAGGACGAATGAGTTGGTCGATTACGGACAGCCTCGTTTTTTTATAGACCCTCAATCTCAGGCGTATACACAAATTGCTTATGAGGAATCAGATCAATTAAAAAGCAGCCGCTTGATTTTTTTTATTGCGCAAAGCGGTTGGGATATAGACGCAAAACGGTTCGCTTTCCAGGTAATCCCCTGTCACAGCATACGTCCTTGAGCGGGAGCCTCCGCATACAAAACGGTATTCACATACCCCGCACTTTCCCTTATACAAATCAGGGTTGCGAAGCTCTTGGAGAATCGGTGATTCCCGATAGATCTCTTGCAATGATTTTTCTCGAATGTTTCCGACTTTGATCGGCAGCAAGCCGCTTGGAAAAACATCCCCTGTATGCGAAACGAAAATGAAACCATTTCCGTCGTTTACCCCTTTAGGTGCTCTTTTTAAGCCGTCAACGATTGAGGCTGCATCATTCGTAATCGTATCTTCATAGCGAATGATACCTCTATCCAGCTTCTGTTCTTTGACCTTTTGTTGCAGAACCACGCGCCTGTAGTGCTGGGCGGCTGTTGTTTTGATGTCAAAGGGAGCGGTCTTCCCTAATTCGTACAGCCATGTGAATACTTTTTCATGTTCAGCCGGTGAAAGACACGCATCAAGCTGTCCCCTTCCTGTTGGAACAAGCAAAAAGATGTACCACATGATCGCTCCAATATCTTTGATCAGTTCCGCCATTTGCTCGAGATGATCAACATTGTATTTTGAAATCACTGTATTAATTTGCAGCGGCATCTCAAGTTCGTTTAAGTAG
This window of the Aneurinibacillus sp. REN35 genome carries:
- a CDS encoding ferredoxin family protein, which encodes MEGDEIMSLVPKTNTIEEKQYLVRFRADTQSHLHVLNHDVCATSCPDKLCTVFCPAEVYKWEGMRMAVGYEGCHECGSCRIGCPYQNIKWEYPKGGHGIVFRLA
- a CDS encoding immunity protein Imm33 domain-containing protein, whose amino-acid sequence is MSWYLDNVYDLNKESPYTFYIPSSEVLDKLKVGDLVKLIFVTEEAEDDGFRGERMWVQITHIKEKKFIGKLDNVPHRLPLKIGDEISFGIENICDTEYEDPNSTEWDFYFDTLVTVSEDVLEKREFNFMIKDYPNGEGDSGWSILSGYEDENFQIVSVGVILNIDDSILEFIQEPPLCAYERNDEGEFYKIDDYDWESYVNG
- a CDS encoding TIGR04053 family radical SAM/SPASM domain-containing protein yields the protein MQMKGHHHQHIIDYNQNPYIVIWEVTRACQLKCIHCRADAQLTPDANELSHTEGFQLIDQIYEMNNPLLVFTGGDCMMREDLYELAEYAVKKGMRVSMTPSATANVTKENMQRAKEVGLSRWGFSLDGPTPDIHDHFRGTPGSFDLTLEKINYLNELEMPLQINTVISKYNVDHLEQMAELIKDIGAIMWYIFLLVPTGRGQLDACLSPAEHEKVFTWLYELGKTAPFDIKTTAAQHYRRVVLQQKVKEQKLDRGIIRYEDTITNDAASIVDGLKRAPKGVNDGNGFIFVSHTGDVFPSGLLPIKVGNIREKSLQEIYRESPILQELRNPDLYKGKCGVCEYRFVCGGSRSRTYAVTGDYLESEPFCVYIPTALRNKKNQAAAF